In Flavobacteriales bacterium, one genomic interval encodes:
- a CDS encoding response regulator transcription factor: MSLSAVIIDDEEDAQKALSSLLKTNHSDLRLLGSADGVSSGLDLISRVAPDIMFLDVELGTTTGFELLEALGEKRPYVIFTTAHVGYAVKAIRFSALDFLLKPIDPVELATAIHKAMDSARAEQTPLQFLSLQRNFAQKQAAQKRLALPTMDGLVMADVCDILYCLGDGHYTTIAQLNRKPVVISRNLGQLEDLLPQDDFVRIHHSHFVAVKHIIKYVRGEGGEVVMADGASLSVSKRKKQDLMDRLSKV; encoded by the coding sequence ATGAGCCTAAGCGCCGTCATTATCGATGACGAGGAAGACGCCCAAAAGGCCTTATCCAGTTTGCTCAAAACCAACCATTCCGATCTCCGGTTACTGGGTTCAGCTGATGGCGTGAGCAGCGGCCTTGACCTTATTTCCAGAGTGGCTCCGGACATCATGTTCCTCGATGTTGAACTTGGGACCACGACCGGATTCGAACTACTGGAGGCGCTCGGTGAAAAACGCCCCTATGTCATCTTCACCACAGCCCATGTGGGTTACGCCGTGAAGGCCATACGCTTCAGTGCCTTGGATTTCCTATTGAAGCCGATAGACCCTGTCGAGCTTGCTACGGCGATCCACAAGGCCATGGATTCTGCACGGGCTGAGCAAACGCCCCTACAGTTCCTCTCCCTACAGCGGAATTTCGCCCAAAAACAAGCAGCTCAAAAACGGCTAGCCTTACCTACCATGGACGGATTGGTAATGGCTGATGTGTGCGATATCCTATACTGCCTTGGAGATGGACATTATACCACTATAGCACAACTGAACCGTAAGCCGGTCGTGATCAGCCGGAATCTAGGGCAATTGGAAGACCTGCTTCCACAGGATGATTTTGTGCGCATTCACCATTCACACTTTGTGGCCGTGAAACACATCATCAAGTATGTGCGCGGCGAAGGTGGCGAGGTGGTTATGGCAGATGGCGCGAGCCTATCCGTGAGCAAGCGCAAGAAGCAGGACCTGATGGACCGGCTTTCTAAAGTGTGA
- a CDS encoding tetratricopeptide repeat protein: MLRLLILLMICAGLGPSWNTKAQELDSLWRVWYDESLPDTARMQAMDYITFDHYMFNKPDTAYVLAGLVLDLARRKGNTKYEAWALNAQGASLQETGDYPRALDHFKRSLKIMEKRGDARRSAIGHSNVGNILHELGENAEAKIHFERSLELGRAIGDTASQGATLINYAGLLRESGDTTLALEMYQTATLFNEAPGRERNKCIALYNLGIVRALKKDYGQASIEYDRANELARTIGDADLLAMVNRGLGSMALRMGKPAEALAHGQRSLAIARSASLPWEMMESAHLVYDAYKALGNAALALPAYELHVRMRDSLQKEEDRVEVARANVRSAFRMEMLTDSLEHRTELAQMENERMIERLRADRNRNRAWGLGGGGVLLVGGISAFTISDRRRRKARYERDSAELEIQALRSQMNPHFIFNALNSISAFVQENATNAAVSFLARFARLMRLVLENSRHSEVPLKDDLEALDLYLHLERIRCKERFDYQVIVDPSLDPEMVLVPPLVSQPFVENAIWHGLAQKEDKGHLTIHLSKQGQNLLMIIEDDGIGRGKSADKAIAADTTRRKQSLGTAITQARLDLVGKKHGRSAGFRYMDVAQGTRVELLLPLRLDD, translated from the coding sequence ATGTTGCGGTTGTTGATCCTGCTAATGATATGCGCCGGCCTTGGGCCTTCCTGGAACACAAAAGCGCAGGAACTGGACTCCCTGTGGCGTGTTTGGTATGATGAAAGTCTACCGGATACTGCACGGATGCAGGCAATGGATTACATCACCTTCGATCACTACATGTTCAACAAACCCGATACGGCCTATGTATTGGCGGGGTTGGTCCTGGATCTGGCAAGGAGGAAAGGAAATACGAAGTACGAGGCGTGGGCCCTGAATGCCCAAGGAGCTTCCTTGCAGGAGACCGGAGACTATCCCAGAGCCTTGGATCATTTCAAGCGATCATTGAAGATCATGGAAAAACGCGGTGATGCCCGGCGTTCAGCAATTGGGCATAGCAACGTTGGGAACATACTGCATGAACTCGGTGAGAATGCTGAGGCCAAGATCCACTTTGAACGATCACTAGAATTGGGCAGGGCCATAGGAGATACAGCATCCCAAGGCGCAACGCTGATCAACTACGCCGGGTTGTTGCGGGAGAGCGGCGATACTACCCTTGCGTTGGAAATGTACCAAACAGCCACCTTGTTCAACGAAGCACCAGGGCGTGAACGCAACAAGTGCATCGCACTGTACAACTTAGGGATCGTCCGCGCTCTAAAAAAGGATTACGGCCAGGCTTCCATCGAGTACGATCGAGCAAACGAATTGGCCAGAACAATAGGTGACGCTGACCTCCTTGCGATGGTGAACCGCGGTTTAGGAAGCATGGCTCTGAGAATGGGGAAACCCGCAGAAGCTTTAGCGCATGGGCAGCGTAGTTTAGCAATAGCCAGGTCCGCATCGCTGCCCTGGGAGATGATGGAGAGCGCCCACTTGGTCTATGATGCGTACAAAGCGTTGGGCAATGCCGCCCTCGCCCTGCCGGCGTACGAACTCCATGTACGTATGCGCGATAGCTTGCAGAAGGAGGAAGACCGTGTGGAGGTGGCGCGGGCCAATGTGCGGTCGGCTTTTCGAATGGAAATGTTGACCGACAGCTTGGAGCACCGCACCGAACTCGCCCAGATGGAAAATGAACGCATGATCGAGCGTTTACGCGCTGACCGCAACCGGAACCGCGCATGGGGCTTAGGTGGTGGAGGCGTATTGTTGGTCGGTGGCATTTCGGCGTTTACGATAAGTGATCGCCGTCGGAGGAAAGCTCGGTACGAACGGGATTCGGCGGAACTGGAGATCCAAGCATTACGGAGCCAGATGAACCCGCATTTCATCTTCAACGCATTGAACTCCATCAGTGCCTTTGTACAGGAGAATGCGACCAACGCGGCAGTATCGTTTCTTGCACGTTTCGCCCGCTTGATGCGGTTGGTATTGGAGAACTCACGTCACAGTGAAGTGCCATTGAAGGATGACCTTGAAGCATTGGACCTTTACCTCCATTTGGAACGCATCCGTTGCAAGGAACGATTCGATTACCAAGTGATCGTTGATCCAAGCCTTGATCCTGAAATGGTGCTGGTACCACCTTTGGTCTCTCAACCCTTCGTGGAAAATGCCATATGGCATGGTTTGGCGCAGAAAGAAGACAAAGGCCATCTCACTATTCATCTTTCCAAACAGGGGCAAAACCTACTTATGATAATAGAAGACGATGGAATAGGCCGAGGAAAGAGCGCGGACAAGGCAATAGCGGCTGATACCACGCGTAGAAAGCAATCCTTGGGAACGGCCATAACCCAGGCCCGGCTTGATCTGGTCGGGAAAAAACATGGTCGCTCTGCCGGCTTCCGTTATATGGATGTGGCGCAGGGTACCCGCGTAGAACTTCTGCTACCGCTGCGGTTGGACGATTGA
- a CDS encoding choice-of-anchor L domain-containing protein: protein MKTQTHLLILACLLSFTVNAQLTVDPSQTPLQLVQNVLLGNGILASNITFSGNAPNIVDPQFASFNSSNSNVGITQGVILSTGIATRAVGPNNADIAGANLQGNDPAVGGINNDPDLMILTGGTAIRDAAILDFSFVPTGNTISFRFVFASEEYPGFVCGAFNDAFGFFLSGPGITGPFSNNARNLAVLPGTNVPVTINSVNNGQIGTDPASQAAIANCANIDPNWQANSVYYVGNGNDNNPDNTVMRYNGSTVVLTASAQVQCGQQYRIKIAIGDAGDSIYDSAIFLQGGTFASPAPVVNINAASPNTACLGSNNLMPFIQTPGVAPYTYAWETGGNIISAANMLTVVADSAHTYTLHLTDACGATATDSILITPQPMVVAMPQDITLPCNFSGTVVPTLSGMGPGTYSYQWTVNDSLVGTQQGVVPIVTTTPQYHVFSATDQCGLTVVDSFLVSMVQYAPLALVTSADTTVFCGGDATTIAVEQVTGGLPPYAYSWSDAQGNALSTDSLFTVLVTSDMSYTVTATDVCGSIGQATINTLVPVHAPMVVSISGAGTICADASTELSALVTGGSGVHTFLWADLQTNNGNITVSPNDATQYTVEVTDQCGYEASASMLVQIERPVTDIYAINVGADEWSFTASSSPLVATYDWDFGDGAWSTSNAPTHSYMDLENHIVELTITTSIGCIATDTVHFKPMAHVYFPNAFTPNGDGINDSFGPVGHDMSLLEFVIFDRWGSIVFEASGTSAQWDGRLADGQQAPTGVYVCQYRVAGEQMPTTAGMSHVTLLADDGGF from the coding sequence ATGAAAACTCAAACCCACCTTTTGATCCTCGCCTGCTTACTGTCTTTCACAGTGAACGCCCAGCTTACGGTAGATCCATCGCAAACACCTTTGCAGTTGGTTCAGAACGTCTTGCTTGGGAACGGCATATTGGCATCGAACATTACTTTCAGCGGTAATGCGCCGAACATAGTGGACCCGCAGTTCGCATCCTTCAATAGCTCGAATTCGAATGTGGGCATAACACAAGGTGTTATTCTGTCTACTGGCATTGCGACAAGAGCAGTTGGACCGAACAATGCCGACATAGCCGGGGCGAACCTTCAAGGGAACGATCCAGCCGTGGGTGGTATAAACAATGACCCCGACCTTATGATATTGACCGGTGGGACCGCTATAAGGGATGCTGCCATACTCGACTTCTCCTTCGTGCCTACGGGAAACACGATCAGCTTCCGATTCGTATTTGCATCAGAGGAATACCCGGGGTTTGTGTGCGGCGCCTTCAATGATGCGTTCGGTTTCTTTCTCAGTGGGCCAGGCATCACTGGGCCATTCTCCAACAACGCACGCAACTTGGCCGTATTACCAGGGACCAATGTTCCGGTAACGATCAATTCCGTGAACAATGGGCAGATAGGAACCGATCCCGCTTCACAGGCAGCAATTGCAAACTGCGCGAATATCGACCCCAATTGGCAGGCCAATAGCGTGTACTATGTGGGCAATGGCAATGACAACAACCCCGACAACACCGTAATGCGGTACAATGGGAGCACTGTGGTACTGACAGCCTCAGCGCAGGTGCAGTGCGGCCAGCAGTACCGGATCAAGATCGCCATTGGTGATGCCGGAGATTCCATCTATGACTCAGCCATCTTTCTGCAAGGTGGCACCTTCGCCAGCCCGGCACCTGTTGTGAACATCAATGCAGCCAGCCCGAACACAGCATGCTTGGGGAGCAACAACCTCATGCCGTTCATTCAAACACCCGGTGTGGCACCATACACTTACGCTTGGGAGACCGGTGGGAACATCATTTCAGCTGCGAACATGCTCACTGTGGTTGCCGATAGCGCACATACCTACACACTGCACCTGACCGATGCCTGTGGTGCAACCGCAACGGACTCAATCCTCATTACTCCTCAGCCAATGGTGGTGGCTATGCCCCAAGACATTACACTTCCTTGCAACTTCTCCGGAACTGTGGTACCTACTCTTTCGGGCATGGGCCCAGGTACATATTCTTACCAGTGGACAGTGAACGACAGTTTGGTGGGTACGCAGCAAGGCGTAGTGCCGATCGTCACGACAACACCACAGTACCATGTATTCTCGGCTACGGACCAATGCGGTCTTACGGTGGTGGATTCCTTCTTGGTGAGCATGGTGCAATATGCCCCACTCGCATTGGTGACCAGTGCGGATACCACCGTTTTCTGCGGAGGTGATGCCACCACGATCGCTGTGGAACAGGTCACCGGCGGTCTTCCCCCTTACGCGTACAGTTGGTCCGATGCACAAGGCAACGCACTTTCAACCGACAGCCTCTTCACAGTGTTGGTCACATCGGACATGTCCTATACTGTTACGGCCACGGATGTTTGCGGTAGCATCGGCCAAGCAACAATCAACACCTTGGTGCCGGTTCATGCCCCAATGGTGGTCTCGATCTCAGGTGCAGGTACGATCTGCGCGGATGCATCAACGGAGCTATCTGCCTTAGTTACAGGTGGTTCCGGTGTACATACCTTCCTATGGGCAGACCTACAGACCAACAACGGTAACATCACCGTTTCGCCCAATGATGCTACACAGTATACAGTGGAAGTGACCGACCAGTGCGGATACGAGGCCAGTGCTTCCATGCTGGTGCAGATCGAGCGGCCTGTTACGGATATCTACGCCATCAATGTAGGTGCGGATGAATGGTCCTTCACGGCTAGCAGTTCACCGCTGGTTGCCACCTACGATTGGGACTTTGGCGATGGCGCATGGTCAACAAGTAATGCTCCAACACACAGCTATATGGATCTCGAAAACCACATCGTGGAACTCACGATCACTACGTCGATCGGATGCATAGCCACGGACACCGTTCACTTTAAGCCAATGGCTCACGTCTACTTCCCGAACGCATTCACCCCAAATGGCGATGGCATTAACGATAGTTTCGGACCTGTTGGACACGATATGTCCTTATTGGAGTTCGTCATCTTCGATCGCTGGGGTTCCATCGTTTTCGAAGCTAGCGGCACAAGTGCACAATGGGATGGTCGTTTGGCCGATGGACAACAAGCACCGACGGGTGTGTATGTGTGCCAATACCGGGTAGCAGGTGAGCAAATGCCCACCACTGCTGGAATGTCGCATGTAACACTGCTTGCTGATGATGGTGGCTTTTGA
- a CDS encoding class I SAM-dependent methyltransferase encodes MHKEFEEDTATMDEAKEAAERLSFYPMMFQAAMAMNRLGVLKHVADARKEGVSSEAISKACGISQYGVETLLEAGLSLGLVKLVKPYTYRLAKMGAFWLKDKQTIANADFIHDVCYKGTFHLDEAIKTEGPSGLKELGDWPNIYHGLSQLPAQAKESWFKFDHLYSDQAFPYALDVVFDRKPKTMLDIGGNTGKWSLKCVKHDPDVHITIVDLPGQCAMARERIEEAGMTARISTHEQNVLEPNYTLPKGVDAVWMSQFLDCFSPEQIVHILSHGKEALSPDGRLYIQETFWDQQDNATATYCLHGTSLYFTALANGNSKMYDSNRMKQYVEEAGLVVEEVVNKVGYFHSIMVCKLPG; translated from the coding sequence ATGCACAAAGAGTTCGAAGAAGATACCGCTACCATGGACGAGGCCAAAGAGGCCGCTGAACGATTGTCCTTTTATCCCATGATGTTCCAGGCTGCCATGGCCATGAATCGTTTGGGCGTATTGAAACATGTTGCCGATGCCAGGAAGGAAGGTGTGTCTTCTGAAGCGATCAGTAAAGCGTGTGGCATTTCGCAATATGGCGTTGAAACATTACTCGAAGCTGGTCTTAGCTTGGGTTTGGTGAAGTTGGTAAAGCCATATACCTATCGCTTGGCGAAAATGGGTGCGTTCTGGCTGAAGGATAAACAGACCATAGCGAATGCGGATTTTATCCATGACGTATGCTATAAAGGCACGTTCCATCTGGATGAAGCGATCAAGACCGAAGGACCTTCGGGTCTGAAAGAACTTGGTGATTGGCCCAATATCTACCACGGTTTATCGCAGCTTCCTGCGCAAGCAAAGGAGAGTTGGTTCAAGTTCGATCACCTTTATTCTGACCAAGCTTTTCCCTATGCGTTGGATGTGGTTTTCGATAGAAAACCAAAGACCATGTTGGACATTGGTGGCAATACCGGAAAATGGTCCCTGAAGTGCGTGAAGCACGATCCCGATGTACACATAACCATCGTCGACCTGCCAGGCCAGTGCGCCATGGCCCGAGAACGTATCGAAGAAGCCGGAATGACTGCTCGGATCAGTACCCACGAACAGAATGTGCTGGAACCGAACTACACGTTGCCAAAAGGTGTTGACGCGGTGTGGATGAGCCAATTCCTGGATTGCTTCAGCCCGGAGCAGATCGTTCACATTCTCTCCCACGGAAAAGAAGCGCTCTCACCAGATGGTCGGTTGTACATCCAAGAAACGTTCTGGGACCAACAGGATAATGCTACTGCTACGTATTGCTTGCATGGAACTTCGCTCTACTTCACGGCGTTGGCCAATGGCAACAGCAAGATGTATGATTCCAATCGAATGAAACAATACGTAGAGGAGGCCGGTCTTGTTGTCGAAGAAGTGGTCAATAAGGTCGGGTATTTCCACTCGATCATGGTCTGCAAACTTCCCGGATAG
- a CDS encoding glycosyltransferase family 2 protein: MDLTVIVPLLNEHESLPILAERLHGVIGAMGLQYEVIFVDDGSRDGSWEVIQGLAKADPRVKGIRFGHNYGKSPALNEGFRAAKGNVVITMDADLQDDPDEIPELYRMIVEDNFDLVSGWKKKRFDPLTKTIPTKFFNWTTRRVSGVMLHDFNCGLKAYKNEVVKSIEVFGEMHRYIPFIAKKEGFHKIGEKVVKHHPRKYGKTKFGFDRFINGFLDLLTITFVFRFGSKPMHFFGSLGSLMFVLGFAATTWVVGEKLWFSYMLHTHAPRVADSGLFFVALTAMIIGVQLFTMGFVAELVRRYSPERNVYKVKERLGL, encoded by the coding sequence ATGGACCTTACCGTCATCGTCCCGCTACTGAACGAGCACGAATCGTTGCCGATACTTGCCGAACGCTTGCATGGTGTGATCGGTGCAATGGGGCTGCAGTACGAAGTGATCTTCGTGGATGATGGTAGTCGAGATGGGTCATGGGAAGTGATCCAAGGTCTTGCGAAAGCCGATCCACGTGTAAAGGGTATTCGTTTTGGACATAACTATGGTAAAAGTCCGGCGCTGAATGAGGGTTTCCGTGCAGCTAAGGGCAATGTGGTCATTACGATGGATGCCGATCTGCAGGACGATCCGGACGAGATCCCGGAGCTTTATCGCATGATCGTTGAGGACAACTTTGATCTCGTAAGTGGTTGGAAAAAGAAACGCTTCGACCCATTGACCAAGACCATCCCCACCAAATTCTTCAACTGGACCACACGCCGTGTGAGCGGTGTAATGTTGCACGATTTCAATTGCGGTTTGAAGGCTTACAAGAACGAAGTGGTGAAGAGCATCGAAGTGTTCGGTGAAATGCACCGTTACATCCCGTTCATTGCGAAAAAAGAAGGATTCCACAAGATCGGCGAGAAAGTGGTGAAACACCATCCACGCAAATACGGAAAGACCAAGTTCGGTTTCGATCGGTTCATCAATGGATTCTTGGATCTGCTCACGATCACCTTCGTATTCCGTTTTGGTAGTAAACCGATGCACTTTTTCGGTTCACTGGGCTCCTTGATGTTCGTTCTCGGTTTCGCAGCTACAACATGGGTCGTGGGCGAGAAGTTGTGGTTCAGTTACATGCTGCACACGCATGCACCGCGCGTTGCGGATAGCGGCTTGTTCTTTGTCGCTCTCACTGCCATGATCATTGGCGTGCAGCTCTTTACCATGGGCTTCGTTGCAGAATTGGTGCGGCGATATAGCCCGGAGCGCAATGTCTATAAGGTGAAGGAGCGCTTAGGCCTTTAG
- a CDS encoding L,D-transpeptidase family protein, translating to MIRPYAVAAFLSLTLFACQQPEPKPTLVEVTQEITEVFETPQAYSIRTLAPDNIEVYLTAHPESRIDSAGINDFYARRNFQFAWFANDSLSHSAAGFLSLVTTADGAYKGVDELRNRIQMLISSTQVDGKPTVMCDTCQLDLELSLTAQFFRFADKQYGGTVGKDLRELDWFIPRSKKDYAQLLDSMAAGHMDLSPIEPLHPQYALLKAQLKKYHSLDSLGSWPELSLGERKKIEPLDSAQLVGDIRQRLTLLGDFMYGKDTVSLSDPHYDSTLVRAVQRFQSRHGLHPDGIIGNGFMAAINVPPRDRLRSLLVNMERLRWVPRNYAPNQILVNIPEFRMHIFENGEEAWNMDVVVGNTATRTVIFSDTLSTIVFSPYWGVPKSIVQGEILPAMAKDPNYLKKKGMERIGGSDANPIIRQKPGARNALGLVKFLFPNSYSIYFHDTPSKGGFAREQRAFSHGCIRLSKPKELAEYLLRNDTTWTSQKIDKAMHSGKEQYVVLKDRRPVTIGYFTAWVGVESGLNFRNDIYGQDERLAKEIFIGAPAAPPLPEVVDLP from the coding sequence ATGATCCGACCGTACGCCGTTGCTGCATTTTTGTCGTTGACCTTGTTCGCGTGCCAGCAACCCGAACCCAAGCCTACGCTAGTAGAGGTAACACAGGAGATCACGGAAGTATTTGAAACTCCGCAGGCCTATAGTATCCGCACACTGGCTCCGGACAATATCGAAGTTTATCTCACAGCTCATCCTGAGAGCAGGATCGATTCAGCTGGGATCAATGACTTCTATGCGCGACGGAACTTTCAATTTGCTTGGTTCGCGAACGACTCACTTTCCCATAGTGCAGCTGGATTCCTTTCCTTAGTAACAACGGCAGATGGCGCATACAAAGGTGTGGATGAGCTCCGAAACCGCATCCAAATGCTGATAAGTAGCACACAGGTAGACGGAAAACCTACAGTAATGTGCGACACCTGCCAGTTGGACCTTGAGCTATCGCTAACGGCACAGTTCTTCCGCTTTGCGGATAAGCAATACGGTGGAACCGTGGGCAAGGATCTACGTGAATTGGACTGGTTCATACCACGGAGCAAAAAGGACTATGCACAGCTCTTGGATTCCATGGCGGCGGGCCATATGGACCTATCGCCTATCGAGCCCTTGCATCCGCAATATGCGCTACTTAAAGCGCAGCTGAAGAAATATCACTCACTGGATAGCCTAGGGTCGTGGCCGGAACTTTCATTGGGTGAACGCAAAAAGATCGAACCGTTGGATTCGGCTCAATTAGTTGGTGATATTCGGCAACGCTTGACCTTGTTAGGTGATTTCATGTACGGGAAGGACACAGTTTCATTGAGCGATCCACACTACGATAGTACGTTGGTCCGCGCGGTACAGCGTTTCCAATCACGGCACGGATTGCACCCGGATGGTATAATTGGAAACGGATTCATGGCAGCGATCAATGTGCCACCTCGCGATAGATTACGGAGTTTGCTGGTGAACATGGAGCGGTTGCGTTGGGTACCACGCAACTATGCCCCGAACCAGATCCTTGTGAATATCCCGGAATTCCGCATGCACATTTTCGAGAACGGCGAAGAGGCCTGGAACATGGATGTGGTCGTCGGTAATACCGCAACGCGCACCGTGATCTTCAGTGATACGTTGAGCACGATCGTTTTCAGTCCGTACTGGGGCGTGCCGAAGAGCATTGTGCAAGGCGAGATCCTACCGGCGATGGCCAAGGATCCGAACTACTTGAAGAAAAAAGGAATGGAACGGATCGGTGGTTCCGATGCGAATCCGATCATCCGTCAAAAACCGGGTGCAAGAAATGCGTTGGGGTTAGTGAAGTTCCTGTTTCCGAATAGCTACAGCATCTACTTTCATGATACACCGAGCAAAGGTGGATTTGCGCGCGAGCAACGTGCATTCAGTCATGGTTGCATTCGACTGAGCAAGCCGAAAGAATTGGCTGAATACCTCTTGCGCAACGATACGACATGGACATCTCAAAAGATCGATAAAGCCATGCACAGTGGCAAGGAGCAATACGTTGTTTTGAAAGATCGAAGACCGGTAACGATCGGTTATTTCACGGCTTGGGTCGGTGTAGAAAGTGGATTGAATTTCCGAAATGATATCTATGGGCAGGATGAACGATTGGCGAAGGAGATCTTCATTGGCGCCCCTGCTGCACCTCCACTTCCTGAGGTGGTGGATCTACCGTGA
- a CDS encoding murein L,D-transpeptidase catalytic domain family protein produces the protein MVNVPVLFIIFLSWLSPSALPVPAESVVVALPVVTASVSPNNALDAVSLAAEELFEEIGLDGQMTSDAFIAGYKSIAAHKAQHRIMAIADMTKPSTDKRLYLIDLEKKKLIMRTWVAHGSGTGELYAEHFSNISGSHQTSLGLYRVGVEIVSPKHGAALLLHGLDRNLNDLALEREVIMHGADYVSSDFIAKHGRLGRSWGCPTVSKEHMPQMLDLLADGGLLFIYGR, from the coding sequence ATGGTAAACGTACCCGTTCTATTCATCATTTTTTTGTCTTGGCTCAGCCCGAGCGCATTGCCCGTACCTGCGGAATCAGTTGTCGTTGCGTTGCCTGTTGTAACGGCTTCAGTATCGCCCAACAATGCATTGGATGCTGTGAGTTTGGCGGCTGAAGAGTTATTTGAGGAGATCGGTCTGGATGGCCAAATGACCAGTGATGCGTTCATCGCAGGCTACAAAAGTATTGCGGCACATAAGGCCCAACATCGGATCATGGCCATTGCGGATATGACCAAGCCTAGCACTGATAAACGGCTGTACCTGATTGATCTGGAGAAGAAGAAATTGATCATGCGTACTTGGGTAGCGCACGGTTCTGGGACCGGCGAATTGTATGCGGAACACTTCAGCAACATTAGCGGATCGCACCAGACCAGCTTAGGATTGTATCGTGTCGGTGTAGAGATCGTAAGCCCAAAACACGGTGCAGCACTGCTACTTCATGGATTAGATCGCAATTTGAACGATCTGGCATTGGAACGTGAAGTGATCATGCACGGAGCCGACTACGTCAGTTCTGATTTCATTGCGAAACATGGTCGCTTGGGTAGATCCTGGGGTTGCCCTACGGTGAGCAAAGAACATATGCCGCAGATGTTGGATCTATTGGCCGATGGTGGATTGCTATTCATCTACGGGAGATAA
- a CDS encoding glycosyltransferase has protein sequence MHIICFGPGPKFKGGIAQYNTALARALSDEGSDVTIVSWTQQYPAIIPREFVDKASRNDFLEGYKIPVHYLTNWNDPLTWRTTAKAIATLQPDKVIIQWYNPTQGIPLNAIAKYLRKNTNAEILFDLHFVAAKEQSSLDARLTRMALQHGNSFIVHAYKTADELKALMPEREFEITLNGKRSVGSEQLADGTLQTDYQQPTTILKLYHPIYSLFKPDPNFNKENWKKEHNLRQHVFLFFGFIRKYKGLHYCIEAFSELAKQRDDVSLMVVGERFWQTVDQSKFSTKVKNALFGTVKKLFLKKSDDEKNYDPLALIEKLGLKDRTLVVDRFIPNEEVPPYFQAADAVVLFYETATPSGVESLSYNFKLPAVATRVGHFPETIKDGFNGYMAEPKNIADMVRAMNAMIEKPIPRENVVEATKEMSWANYAKAVLKG, from the coding sequence ATGCACATCATCTGCTTCGGTCCAGGCCCAAAATTCAAAGGTGGCATAGCGCAGTACAACACCGCGTTGGCTCGGGCATTGAGCGATGAAGGCAGTGATGTGACCATCGTTAGCTGGACACAACAATACCCGGCCATCATACCGCGTGAATTCGTTGACAAAGCCAGTCGAAATGATTTTTTGGAGGGTTACAAGATCCCGGTACACTACCTCACCAATTGGAACGATCCGCTCACCTGGAGAACTACCGCTAAGGCCATTGCCACATTGCAACCCGACAAGGTCATCATTCAATGGTACAATCCAACGCAGGGCATCCCACTGAACGCCATCGCTAAGTACCTCCGTAAAAACACTAACGCGGAGATCCTATTCGATCTGCACTTCGTAGCTGCCAAAGAACAAAGCAGCTTGGATGCTCGGCTTACGCGGATGGCTTTACAGCATGGCAATAGCTTCATTGTACACGCCTACAAAACGGCGGATGAGCTAAAGGCGCTGATGCCGGAGCGGGAATTTGAAATTACGTTGAACGGAAAGAGATCAGTTGGCAGTGAACAGTTGGCAGATGGCACACTGCAAACTGACTACCAGCAACCAACAACGATCCTCAAGCTTTACCACCCGATCTATTCCCTCTTCAAGCCCGATCCGAACTTCAATAAAGAGAATTGGAAAAAAGAACACAATTTGCGGCAACACGTATTTCTCTTTTTCGGGTTCATCCGCAAATACAAAGGGTTACACTATTGCATCGAAGCATTTTCAGAACTCGCAAAGCAGCGCGATGACGTTAGCCTGATGGTAGTTGGAGAACGCTTTTGGCAGACTGTTGACCAGAGCAAGTTCAGCACTAAAGTGAAGAATGCTTTATTCGGAACCGTAAAGAAATTATTCTTGAAAAAGTCCGACGACGAAAAGAACTACGATCCGTTGGCATTGATCGAAAAGTTGGGCTTGAAGGACCGCACATTGGTGGTTGATCGCTTCATCCCGAACGAAGAAGTACCACCCTATTTCCAAGCAGCCGATGCAGTGGTTCTATTCTACGAAACCGCCACCCCAAGCGGAGTCGAAAGCCTGAGCTACAATTTCAAACTACCAGCAGTAGCCACGCGCGTAGGCCATTTCCCGGAAACGATCAAGGATGGCTTCAATGGGTACATGGCCGAACCGAAGAACATTGCGGACATGGTGCGCGCCATGAACGCGATGATCGAAAAACCCATTCCACGCGAGAACGTGGTGGAGGCCACTAAGGAAATGAGTTGGGCGAATTACGCGAAGGCGGTACTGAAAGGCTGA